One segment of Neobacillus endophyticus DNA contains the following:
- a CDS encoding transcription repressor NadR, whose protein sequence is MTEQKKILGEERRAFILELLKESTAPLTGSDLASRTNVSRQVIVGDITLLKAKNEPIIATSQGYIYLNQASGNSVYEKIIACRHTPEQTEKELNIMVDHGVLVKDVKIEHAVYGDLTASIMVSNRQDVKQFMDKIRFTKAALLSELTGGIHLHTISARNEQTLNQAEDALRKEGFLME, encoded by the coding sequence ATGACCGAGCAAAAAAAAATCTTAGGAGAAGAAAGGAGGGCATTCATTTTAGAGCTGCTAAAAGAAAGCACTGCACCGCTTACAGGCAGTGACCTTGCCTCGAGAACGAACGTAAGCAGACAAGTAATTGTTGGGGATATTACCTTGCTTAAAGCAAAAAACGAACCGATCATTGCTACAAGTCAGGGATATATTTATTTAAACCAGGCTTCCGGAAATTCTGTTTATGAAAAGATTATAGCCTGCCGCCATACTCCTGAGCAGACAGAAAAAGAACTGAATATTATGGTTGACCATGGCGTATTAGTAAAGGATGTTAAAATCGAACATGCGGTTTATGGTGACCTAACGGCTTCGATCATGGTTTCCAACAGGCAGGATGTTAAGCAATTCATGGATAAAATTCGTTTCACAAAGGCCGCCCTTTTATCTGAATTAACTGGCGGCATCCATCTTCATACCATTTCAGCCAGAAATGAACAAACACTCAATCAGGCAGAAGACGCTCTAAGAAAAGAAGGATTTTTAATGGAATAG
- the nadB gene encoding L-aspartate oxidase, with product MSNADVLIIGSGIAALQLASHLGKNLNVRVLTKSKLTVSNSYLAQGGIAAAIGPADHPAKHYNDTLEAGSYHNNPEAVRQIIHEAPGLIQEIAEHGNVFDRDMTGSLLLGMEGAHCEHRIVHGGGDATGRRVSEYLINRLKSHVTVDEDVFVYQLLLNKQDNRCIGVKTKQPDGSIKTYYGNHIILATGGCGQLYSYTSNAKTVTGDGIALAYQAGAEITDMEFIQFHPTLLYVNGETKGLISEAVRGEGARLVSDDGTYIMEGVHPYKDLAPRYVVSQTIYDYLKKGHHVFLDITSISDFKTRFPSITVICEENGIDLADGKIPVVPGSHFLMGGIKTDVIGRTSIAGLYAIGEAACTGLHGANRLASNSLLEGLYQGKKLAEWLNAIPSVPTYEIAVQKQLLKREQIRLPEIQQIQESMMERVGIVRSKSVLKLQEKWLAQFKVEEINDYDSVSVSDLTKIFMLLTAQLITNAALQRTESRGGHYRSDYPHEDNRNWLRKSIIHKHKREVETTDEQIETAITTSTIFY from the coding sequence ATGTCAAATGCGGATGTGTTAATTATTGGCAGTGGGATCGCTGCATTACAGCTAGCTTCCCATTTAGGTAAGAATTTGAATGTGAGAGTTCTCACAAAATCGAAATTAACGGTTTCTAATTCCTATCTTGCCCAGGGTGGGATTGCAGCAGCAATCGGCCCCGCTGATCATCCTGCAAAACATTATAACGATACGTTAGAAGCAGGAAGCTATCACAATAATCCGGAAGCTGTCAGGCAAATTATTCATGAAGCTCCTGGGCTTATTCAAGAAATTGCCGAGCATGGAAATGTTTTTGATCGAGACATGACAGGCAGTCTTCTATTAGGCATGGAAGGAGCACACTGCGAGCATCGGATCGTCCATGGGGGCGGGGATGCAACCGGTCGCAGGGTTAGCGAATATTTAATAAACAGGCTGAAGTCACATGTGACTGTTGATGAGGATGTTTTTGTCTATCAATTGTTATTAAACAAACAAGACAATCGTTGTATAGGTGTCAAAACAAAGCAACCTGATGGATCAATTAAAACCTATTATGGTAACCATATAATTCTGGCAACTGGTGGCTGCGGTCAATTGTACAGCTACACCTCCAATGCTAAAACAGTAACTGGTGATGGAATAGCCCTTGCATACCAAGCAGGTGCAGAAATTACTGATATGGAATTTATTCAATTCCATCCAACATTATTATATGTGAATGGTGAAACAAAAGGGCTCATCTCTGAGGCGGTTAGAGGAGAAGGTGCAAGGCTTGTCAGCGATGACGGCACGTACATTATGGAGGGAGTACACCCATACAAGGATCTAGCCCCAAGATACGTTGTTTCCCAAACCATCTATGATTATTTGAAAAAAGGACATCATGTTTTTTTAGATATTACTAGTATTTCAGACTTTAAGACAAGATTCCCCTCCATTACAGTTATTTGTGAGGAAAATGGTATTGACCTTGCAGATGGAAAAATACCAGTTGTTCCTGGCAGCCATTTTTTAATGGGAGGAATTAAAACAGATGTTATCGGAAGAACCAGCATTGCAGGGCTATATGCCATCGGGGAAGCTGCTTGTACCGGCCTGCATGGTGCGAATCGTTTAGCCAGCAATTCATTGTTGGAAGGCTTGTATCAAGGGAAAAAATTAGCCGAATGGCTCAATGCAATTCCTTCGGTTCCCACATATGAAATAGCTGTCCAAAAACAGCTGCTTAAGCGAGAGCAAATTCGTTTGCCGGAAATTCAACAAATCCAAGAGTCCATGATGGAGCGGGTAGGTATAGTCCGCAGCAAATCCGTTCTTAAACTGCAGGAAAAATGGCTGGCTCAATTTAAAGTAGAAGAAATAAACGATTATGATTCAGTATCAGTTTCTGATTTAACAAAGATATTTATGCTTCTTACGGCACAATTAATCACCAATGCGGCTCTCCAAAGAACCGAAAGCCGCGGCGGTCACTATAGAAGTGACTATCCACATGAGGACAATCGAAACTGGCTAAGAAAATCGATTATTCATAAACATAAACGGGAAGTGGAGACGACCGATGAACAAATTGAAACTGCGATCACAACTTCAACAATTTTTTATTGA
- a CDS encoding ACT domain-containing protein: MANFDKKFYLVREDILPEAMKKTIEAKEMLERGKVESIGEAVQKVDLSRSAFYKYRDTVFPFSTISKERIVSLFFHLEDRSGTLSKLLSVVADSGCNVLTIHQTIPLQGRANVTLSLNTAHMTNEMDRLLSDLRKLEFVEKVEVLGTGA, translated from the coding sequence ATGGCAAATTTTGATAAGAAGTTTTATTTGGTCCGAGAAGATATTTTGCCTGAAGCGATGAAGAAAACGATTGAAGCAAAGGAAATGTTGGAAAGGGGCAAGGTCGAATCTATTGGGGAAGCAGTACAGAAAGTAGACCTAAGCAGAAGTGCTTTTTATAAATACAGGGATACTGTATTCCCTTTTTCAACCATTTCTAAAGAAAGAATTGTTTCTCTGTTCTTTCATTTGGAGGATCGTTCAGGCACATTGTCAAAATTGTTAAGTGTTGTGGCCGATTCCGGATGTAACGTATTAACAATTCACCAAACCATACCGCTTCAGGGAAGAGCGAATGTCACATTGTCATTGAACACAGCCCACATGACAAATGAAATGGATCGTTTACTGTCCGATCTTAGAAAGCTTGAATTTGTAGAAAAGGTTGAAGTCCTGGGAACAGGGGCATAG
- the pheA gene encoding prephenate dehydratase: protein MKVGYLGPKATFSELPVKMVFSEFEHIPYRTIAECMDAVVDQETELAVVPLENTLEGSVNITLDYLTQVVEIPIIGEITIPVKQHLMVHPANADKWKEVSKIYSHSHALAQCYQFLHKQFKGVPLESVSSTAAAAQMVMNSPEINAAAIANEYAAKVYGLALVQPNIHDFDYNHTRFVVLSQKEIDFQSLSSSNHYKTTLMVTLPSDQAGALHQVLSAFAWRKLNLSKIESRPMKTGIGNYFFIIDVEMQLDDVLIPGAIAEMEALGCGVKVLGSYPVLMVESD from the coding sequence GTGAAGGTAGGATATTTAGGTCCAAAAGCAACATTCAGTGAATTACCGGTTAAGATGGTATTTTCTGAGTTTGAACACATCCCATATCGGACAATTGCAGAATGTATGGATGCTGTGGTGGATCAAGAAACAGAACTTGCAGTCGTTCCTTTGGAAAATACCCTTGAGGGGTCTGTAAATATAACACTTGATTATTTAACACAGGTAGTAGAGATTCCAATTATTGGGGAAATCACCATACCAGTAAAACAGCACTTGATGGTTCATCCGGCTAATGCGGATAAGTGGAAGGAAGTATCCAAGATATATAGCCATTCTCATGCCCTTGCACAATGCTATCAATTTTTACATAAGCAGTTTAAAGGCGTCCCGTTGGAAAGTGTCTCTTCGACAGCTGCAGCGGCCCAAATGGTGATGAATTCGCCGGAAATCAATGCAGCGGCAATAGCTAATGAATACGCAGCAAAAGTATACGGTCTGGCACTTGTTCAACCAAATATACATGATTTTGACTATAACCACACCCGATTTGTCGTATTATCTCAGAAAGAAATCGATTTTCAATCCTTAAGCAGTTCAAACCATTATAAAACGACGTTGATGGTGACGCTACCTTCCGATCAAGCAGGGGCACTTCATCAAGTTCTATCTGCCTTCGCCTGGAGAAAACTGAATCTTTCTAAAATTGAGTCTAGACCTATGAAAACAGGAATTGGCAATTATTTCTTTATTATTGATGTAGAAATGCAGCTTGATGATGTCCTAATCCCAGGGGCAATCGCAGAAATGGAAGCACTCGGGTGTGGTGTGAAAGTATTGGGAAGTTACCCCGTATTAATGGTGGAATCCGATTAA
- a CDS encoding IscS subfamily cysteine desulfurase gives MIYFDYAATTPLDPEAAEVYLQASTHYFGNASSLHDIGSQAALLLDNCRTELGKLLGVDSRGLYFTSGGSEGNFLAIEALLSASNKKGNHIISGIAEHSSVHGVLKRLEKNGYDVTLLPFGSNGTINLDQLKHAMKPETSLVIIQHINSEIGTIQPIEAIGKLCKEHDIYFHSDFVQSFGKIDLRSVIPYVSSFSFSGHKIYGPKGIGGVYLDPQIVWQSFFPDTSHEKGFRPGTVNIPAIAAMTAAAQKTFASLPEERNKFIQLRKSLLETLSPIMNRVKIFQAKDPYQLPNIVGLSISGIEGQWMMLECNRLGLAISTGSACQLGMQTPAKVTEALGVTNNEAKEFIRISFGQSTTQEDVLKLGKAIVRIVKEFAGAVVK, from the coding sequence ATGATATATTTTGATTATGCTGCTACAACCCCATTGGATCCAGAAGCTGCTGAGGTATACTTGCAAGCTTCAACCCATTATTTCGGCAATGCCAGCAGCCTGCATGATATAGGCAGCCAGGCCGCGCTTTTACTTGATAATTGCCGTACCGAACTTGGCAAGCTTCTAGGTGTGGACAGCCGTGGGCTGTATTTTACAAGCGGAGGTTCTGAGGGGAATTTTTTAGCCATCGAGGCTTTGTTGTCAGCTTCGAATAAGAAAGGAAACCATATCATTTCCGGTATCGCAGAACATTCTTCCGTACATGGTGTCCTTAAACGTCTTGAGAAGAATGGATATGATGTGACACTACTTCCATTTGGTTCAAACGGGACAATCAATCTTGACCAACTCAAACATGCTATGAAACCTGAAACAAGCTTAGTAATCATTCAGCATATAAACTCGGAAATTGGCACCATTCAGCCAATTGAGGCAATCGGAAAGTTATGTAAAGAACATGATATCTACTTCCATAGTGATTTTGTCCAGTCCTTTGGCAAAATCGATCTTCGCAGTGTGATTCCATACGTCAGCAGCTTTTCATTTTCCGGTCATAAAATTTATGGCCCTAAAGGAATTGGCGGTGTCTATCTGGATCCGCAAATTGTCTGGCAATCATTCTTTCCCGATACGTCACACGAAAAAGGATTTCGCCCTGGGACTGTGAATATTCCGGCAATTGCTGCCATGACTGCTGCTGCCCAGAAAACTTTTGCCAGTCTGCCGGAGGAGCGCAATAAATTCATTCAGCTTCGTAAATCTTTATTGGAAACACTCAGTCCCATCATGAACAGGGTGAAAATTTTTCAAGCCAAAGATCCTTATCAACTACCCAATATTGTGGGTCTAAGTATTTCCGGTATTGAAGGACAATGGATGATGCTGGAGTGCAACAGACTTGGTTTAGCGATTTCAACAGGAAGTGCCTGTCAGCTAGGAATGCAAACCCCTGCAAAAGTAACGGAGGCACTGGGAGTGACGAACAATGAGGCAAAAGAATTCATTCGCATCTCATTTGGCCAGTCTACAACGCAGGAAGATGTTTTAAAGTTAGGAAAAGCAATTGTCCGGATTGTAAAGGAATTTGCTGGGGCTGTTGTTAAGTAA